GCGTCGGTGATGGTCTGCAGGACGGCGAGGAAGTTGCGCATCTCCTCGAGGACGATGTGGCGCTCCTCGTCGAGCAGGACCAGCGGCGCGCGCTGGTCGACCGACTTGGCCGGCCCGGCGGCCGGCGCCGCGCCGGCGATGAACAGCGCGCCGAGGGCGGCCGCGATGAGGTGCTTGTGTCTGTTTTTCATGTTTGCGTGTCTTGTGTGTTTTCAGGCGATCGTCGCCTCGCTGCGGGACTTCTCGCCCTTGTTGTCCTCCCAGGCGACGACCAGCTTGTCGCCGGGCTTGGCGTCCTTGACGCGGAAGCCGAATACCGGGTTCTTGGAAATCGCCGGGCCGCACTGCATGTCCAGCACCGGCTTGTCGTTGACCGTGGCCATGACATGCCGGATGAAGTGGGCGGGGTAGACCTGGCCGCTGCGCGGATCCTTGCGCTGA
The window above is part of the Denitratisoma sp. genome. Proteins encoded here:
- the soxZ gene encoding thiosulfate oxidation carrier complex protein SoxZ; this encodes MKIRTKMVDGSAHIFVLMIHPMETGQRKDPRSGQVYPAHFIRHVMATVNDKPVLDMQCGPAISKNPVFGFRVKDAKPGDKLVVAWEDNKGEKSRSEATIA